In Conger conger chromosome 5, fConCon1.1, whole genome shotgun sequence, the DNA window TAATGTAAACTTTTGTGTCAGCTATGCCTCTCATCACTCCTGGTTGTGAGCCtgatgaaacaggaagtggctgcaAACCCCCCTGATGGGGATCTGAGAGGCAGAGCTCACCggtggatgctggggtggtggtggtgggagcgAACATTTTGAAGACATGAATTAGGAATTGCAGGATtccaaaacaggaagtgcagcagaatgagccaggcagtgctatggctttagcatgcagaatgagccaggcagcgctatggctttagcaggcagaatgagccaggcagcgctatggctttagcatgcagaaagagccaggcagcgctatggctttgtTCAGGTTTGATCAGGTGTTGTGGAACTCCAAACAAACTCAGTTCTGAAAGCAACTATACCCTCATACCCTTATACCCTCAAACACTTTATACCCTCTTACCCTTATACCCTCGTACTCTCATACCCTCATACCCTCCACACAGCCTCCTTCAGACCCagctgagctccacacagcctcattcagacccagctgagctccacacagcctcattcagacccagctgagctccacacagcctcattcagacccagctgagctccacacagcctcattcagacccagctgagctccacacagcctcattcagaCTTCAGCCTGtgaatacatacactcacccagcactttattaggaacatttactTTATTACGCCTACTTACTCATGCGATTATCCAATGCATATTTTAAGAAGTAGATCAAGTGTTTGTCTCCTAACTGGGCCTCTTTCTCAGAACTCTAGTTTTCATGCATGCTACTAATTCTCTTTTTTCTCAGCACACCTACTTGCAGTTACTTTAAGCTCTTAATATTCAAGAATATGATTATGATTACATATATAGGAGGATATGCAGCATATATGATCACTTATGCAACAGATgtatattataaaaataaaaactggtaATACAAAAAGTTATAATGTAATacataaaactttattttttattttttttagggggggggggcatttatTACACCCCAACTCGTTACACACGCACCAatgtacttacaataccaccatgtaccacagtattactcactacacacacaccaatgtacttacaataccaccatgtaccacagtattactcattacacacacaccaatgtacttacaataccaccatgTACCACAGTCCATACTCAGTAATAACATTGTGAGGTTATATCAGAGAGATCAAACATTTCTCATCAAGCACTTTAGaatgtttgtatttacatttaaaataatgtccaAACTACCCCCGACTCTGCATCTTCcgccctgctttcctctctctcctcagcccttgactctctctgtccccttgtCTCCAGGCCTGCTCAACCCTCCCCTCTCAGCCCATGGGTTTGCGacctacgttcctccaggcccagcctacgtgcagctgagaggaagtggaggaaatcaaaagatccatcggacctgtcttccgaCTAATCTCCTCTGCTATCACCATCGTCAAAAGAAATTAGTACCAAACAAAAATTCActtaaccctcgtcaactgttatccattttctcctctctcctcagcacacctcccccaccatctcaggcCTCCCTCACTGCGGATGATTTCGCAGTGTTCTTCCACGAGAAGGTCCCAGACATCCGCAGCACCTTCACGACCACCATcacctctgtgcctgcctccctttctgtgcctgccccctgtttctcctctttctgtccccttacagatgctgttgtgtctcacctcctgctctcccaccgccctactacttgtgccctggaccccatcccctcaaacctctttcaggcaatcacgcctgacatcctcccgtttgtcacctcccttgttaactcctctctgtcctctggctgctttccctcatcattcaagagggcctacatcaccccactcctaaagaaacccactctggacccctcctgcattcaaaactaccgtccggtatctctccttccttttctatccaaatccattgaacgagctgcctccaTCCAACTCTAGTGCAAGAAAcattggagtggtgatggacaacaggctgtccttctctgagaacatcACTATGGTGACCCGgacgtgcaggttcttcctgtacaacatccagagaatccgaccctttctcaccacctactccactcagctccttgtccaagcaatggtccggtgccacctggactattgcaattctctgctggctgaccttccagcatctgccatcagacccctacaactgatccagaatgctgcagcccgtctggtattcaatgttcccagacattcacatgtcacccccctgctcagcaacctccactggctgcctgttatggctcgcatcaaaaaccaaaaactttggtgcttacgtaccaggcagttaagggatcagccccagtatatattcaatcacttatcaagacatTTACACCAGACCCCTCTGTTCCGCCACTTCGGGctgcctggcgcctcccccttgccacacctgcacttccctctcacgactgctgtctgtcctggtcccacggtggtggaataacgtccctgtggatgtcagaacagcagagtctctgacctccttcaaacgcagactgaaaactcatctcttcaggctacacttTTCcatccccaactcaccaccatgattagccttgtatatgccatagactataatggcacttatatagttatatatggACAtctttgtgttgtattgtattagctattgtattgtgtactgggggtattctagctgccaactgtggtaggCTAATTGGTAAGTtgttgtactcttcaagggttccgattgtatctatatggtcactctaggactcggaaccgtactgtcctctcaggtcctcttcacactagttcctgtgttcaatctgcacttcattatatgtcgctctggataagagcatctgctaaatgccttgtaaggtactgtaatgtaaaaaataatagaCAATATTTTGTGAATGACATGTTTTTGTTCATGACATTTGTTGAATAAATACAGCCCTTTGATTTCAGCTGATGTTTACcaacaatgccacagtgctaTTTTACACTTACAGACACCTTCAGTGGACAGATCTGCACAGTCCCCAGAGTAGTAAAGaatggaaacagtctctcagtgaaggagtgtttaaaagtgtagagaggagtgttgtcactggggtcagagaatgacacctcccccctgtcccagtccagctgcactctgaccctctggagtTTCCTCTGCACGTTGAGGGCTTTAGATGGGGAGGTCATGGCTATATTTTTCCCCCTGAAAAGCCCTAtaccccacactcctcctgctggGCTCAGATACACACCCCTTTTCCTGCTGATggactctttaaccacacccacccaccagccctcaccccccacttctacatcccagcagtgtctccctgagctgaatccctcagagcccagcacccaACACTGCTCAttaaatctctctggattatcaggaacctgctgtctctcaaAACTGC includes these proteins:
- the LOC133128315 gene encoding zinc-binding protein A33-like, which encodes MEFEKLQQFLKDEEAARITALREEEEQKSQMMKEKIEKMTEEISSLSEQIRAIKQELGAEDVSFLQKYKDTQNRAQCTLGDPEKASGALIDVAKHLGNLKYRVWEKMLGTVQYTPVTLDPNTAHPELSLSEDLTSVSRSFERQQVPDNPERFNEQCWVLGSEGFSSGRHCWDVEVGGEGWWVGVVKESISRKRGVYLSPAGGVWGIGLFRGKNIAMTSPSKALNVQRKLQRVRVQLDWDRGEVSFSDPSDNTPLYTFKHSFTERLFPFFTTLGTVQICPLKVSVSVK